Sequence from the Triplophysa rosa linkage group LG22, Trosa_1v2, whole genome shotgun sequence genome:
gaaaacaaacacgcCAGACAGTCAACTCAACTGTATGATCAGCATCGATTGCCTGGCCGACGGTGTTCATTGCGGAACTTAGGACGGATCAACACCAGGAATGATTTCCAACACTCCTCTCAAAGCCTTTAATACCAGCGCTATACTAACGTGATCAATTAGTTGAATCGCTGGTTGACTCGGTAATGACCAGGCATCATTATAATACTCCCGTTTTCACCTACAGAACCTGTTCCGAGCAGGAAGTGATAATGAAACAAAAGAATGGCACGTTCATGTATCCGCATGATGTTTCAATGATACAGTCAAATAATACAATGCAAGCCAATAAAACTCTGACAAAATACACGTTTCATTGGCCCTGATCTCCCGCGTCCCGTCTTGTCCTTTCAGTAGGACACTGAAAACAGGACGTGTACTACAGATGGTGGTGTGTGTATATAACGTTTCTACACACACCTGAACGTCAAATGAAAGTGTAAAAAAATAAGCCCTATAATGTAGTTTCAAAaagattaaatatattaaattgtgttttttgttatacAGAAATAAGATTGATGTCTCAGCAGAGCATGACAAGCACAGTCTAGTCAACCATGTCTTTGATATTAAACGCGACATATTGAAAAAAAtcactgtatatgtatatgctAAATACAACCTAAAACGCTTactataacaaataaataaatacgggGTTTGACAGGCCATGAGAACCCAAACAAACGTCTCCCCACCATTCTTAGCACGATACGGCTAACAGTGAAAGAGGCACCATACATCGATTCGAGCTGTAGGACAAAAAACCGTCTCCTACTCACCTTAAACTGAACCTTTCCGATATTCTCCGTTCATCTACGAGATAAAATCGCTCAGCTAATCCATCAGGGGCAGTTCACGTTTGGAGGCACAAACACCATGTAAAGCCCACGAATTACAGTGCTAGCCGACTCCAGTAGATGCTGGGAACCAGAAGAAAGCTGATGCTAGCTGAACGAGCTAACGCGTTCTTCACTACGCCAACCGCTCGACGAAAACTTAGCCACAGCTGCTTGGAAGTTTCCTTTGTGACACAAAAACGTTCCGACAACACAAgagatttacaaaaaaaagtgtCTGTGTGATTAAAAAGGCGACCTAAAGGTCGCCAACGTAGTTAATTTACATTGAGACACGAAGTAGTCATTGAAGTGATGGAGCAGTGAAGCAGCAGCCACGCACTGGGACGCTCTGCGCTACAGTTGTGCTAAATGGTGCTGTTCGATTCGCAAACGAACCGTTTGTTTGAATCGGTTCTTTGTTAGGAATCAATAGAACCGAATCGTTCAGCGTTTGTAAATGGTAACGTGATCAATTAGTTGAATCGACAATATTTCTAAGTTTATTATTCGTTTCTAAATAGAAGACATGGTTAGCTGTGTTGTGTTTCTAATACCATTTTCAGTACAAAAGTGAACGCATAAATGTAGCGAGGGGACTTTTATAAAGAGATAAACCAAACGAATCATTTTGCGCCGGTTCATTAAAACGAATCTTCCTCACTTACTCGGTCTTCAAAACGTAATGGCTTAAACTGGGGAAAAGCCATTTCGGTCCAATTGGCCTACATGAAAGCAGGCGTGCAGTTTAAGCCTAATGATGATTTGGATTTCCACGGAATAAATCATATTCTCCCAATTGGAACGGGAAGGAAGCGGAAGCGCATTACATTTATGTCGTAGGATCGGTTGGCTGCATTTCTCTGAGGcgttttaagtaaaaaaacaacaacaacaacgaaCGACTTGATTCCACAAAATACAGCGCAGAAATACTAAAATGTGGAGAATGATAGTACACAAAACAAGAAGTTAATCTTTCATATTCACAAAAATAATACTTAACTTTATTCTTGATCAATAAGTTGTTCATAAACTTGAACGTCTAAATCCATTTCAAACGCTGACTTACAGTAACGTCCTGACTACCATTTGTCAAAAGATAATGTTTGTCTCCACCATGTGTTCGCCTAcggttactgtcactttaatcgTCTGCCTGGGCGTTTCATTCACACATAAATTTGCATAACAGCATCTATTTTACGTCTATACAAATCTGtatgtaaatatacaaaaaaaatcctTCATACAACAAACAAGACAGCCTACACAAAAtgtattcacaatattttaatctgtataattaaaatgataactAAGAATATACATGGCAATAGATCTCTACAGATATTATggatgttttcttttcagtggTAGTCAATAAGAattttgttctgtaattttttGAGCGAGTcctttacattgaataaatgcATCCTGGCAAGGATCACGACCCAGAAACTTTCTCAACATATCCATACCATCCATTGAACCTCCAGCCTCCAGCACCACTTGCCTGTATTCCTTGCCAACCTGTAGGtcaatacacacaaacatacacatttttcaGACTAGATCATAATGCTGAAcgtaaaaaaaatgtcaagagACTGCACTATATTTTTTGTAACTAAACTATAGCTATGAATTGATAATTATCACGGACCATAACTCTGCATTTTGTAATTAAGCATGAATGGTGAAGTCAACTTCCCCTAAATGTGCAGACTCATCTTTAAACAATACTATGACTAAGtatgacacaacacaacacttgTCAATAGTTTTGCGTAGTTGGTACTATTCCTGTAGTATCTATTTATATGTGAGATGCATCTATTTCTGGCAGTTCACTAGTCAGAATCACGTGCCAAAAATGTGTTTCTCACAATCCAGTTTCCCAATCGTAACTGATTCTTGATTTCTGCCTGAAATGGAAACTTTATGTAGTAATGCTGATACAGAATTCAAGTGGTGACTATCAATTAAAATAATGATTCAGTTTTTGTCTGTTCTCTGTTAAGTATTAgccaaacataaataaaaaacagaaagagcAAAACTTACTTTTGGATTCATGATTCCTTCCTTCTTGAAACGACTGAAGAAGATATCCATTGAGTATGTTTCACTCCAAAGATAGCTATAGTACTGACCATCATATCCTCCGGCCAAATGACTGAAACTAGCCGTCATGTTTGTGCCTGTGGAAAGAGTTACAtatgaaaattaaaaattaaaacaattaaattaatcatttaaaaaatcatcaaataatttatttttgtataatttagccaacaaattaaattttactgactatactgtatatgttatatactgtatacatacaaATTTTACAATATTTCCCCTGAAGAAGTTTTTCCCCACTTAGAAAGAAATGTTTCTTGCCACAATTTtgctttttcatgatatttttccacatttactTCCcaatatacagccgcagaaaaaagtaagagaccataacattgttttatttatttactatttataggtactgtatgtgtttaggtttaggtcattctgtgaactacttacaacatttctcccaaatttcaaataaaaatattgtttctatttgcatttatttgcagaaagtgAAAACTgcagaaacaggtcaaaataacagaaaagatgctctgtattttttagacctcaaatactgcaaagaaaacaagttcatattcacttttaagcaatacaacagtaatatttctactagtgctgtcaatcgattaaaaaaattaatcggattaatcacacattttctgtgattgatcacgattaatcacacataacaataatattttaaaatatagttttacatttaaatataaatatttttcacgcgttaatttgaaaaaatgaatcgcatgcgttaacgcgttaacgttgacagccctaatttctacatgtatttaggaaaagttcaaaactatttttagtagggctgtcaaacgattaatggcgattaatcgcatccataataaaagtttgtgtttacataatatatgtctgtgcactgtgcatattaacgTTGTGTTTATaatcacatacacatacatgcatatatttaagaaaaatttaaaacataaaaaattataaacgtttatatgtaatttaagttattggtaaatataaataatacatctctgtttttgtatttataaatacaaattaatatgcacaatacacggacacatattatgtaaacacaaacttttattctggatgcgattaatcacgattaatcgtttgacagccctaatttttagatgtgataacctcgatttttatttcatgtgtcttgtcatgctgtcaataTTTgctgttagatggcttgggcagagcatccgttaactcttccccttcaactgtcagtctactGCCTGTtccatttcaaattgaaacggctgtttttatacatccaatgaaaatcgcagagaaagacaaaagccacgcccacaatttttctcattagaaattccatttcattcagaaatgtgtcaaaatacggaCGTAAAAACAAAGCCCTTTCACAAGGAAAGCCTGCAACCATAAAAGTGTAACGGCTAATGCTAATGCCCTGGCTTCAGTGGaacgcaggaaaggagaccgtatgctagttttttgaatggatgtcaatgggttttgttaGCCGTTACGGGTTCTCCAATtggaagtattacagaccctacCATCTCTATAATAAGAGTGTCTCtggtaaaaacgatcgcaacttccggttcaaggGGACTTTAATGAACTCATTGTAGTGACATCACTACATAGAAGATTTCTTGTTCTTGCTGGTCTGAATCAACACTTTGAATTCTCACTGGAAAGTTTAGACCATCTGGGTTCTTTGAGAATACCCATTACAACATACTATAGTTTTAGGACCAACTTATTCTaatttcgaatactatttaggatggaTAAAATGCAAATTGGGCAGCAGTGTGTCATTTCAAAAAAGCCAAAAATGCTTTTCATAAAACcctataaacattaaaatacaaccttCACAACAGTTTAGACAAACTCCACCATAAGTCAATATATTATTAGTGTCAGAGTCTCGTGTGTTGCATTTTTAGCACAGATGACTACCACACCACAAGGTTGTTACATCCTTATTGGCCGGTTATGCCGTGTTTATGACCTGGTGTGGCAGGGATCCCCAGGATCTCTTTACTGTGTTTGGCAAACTCAGCTGCAGTATCAGCACTGTCCTTAGTGTGGAGTGACTGGTCAGCTTTACTGAGAACAATCTGCCGCAGGTTCATCAGacctgcacacaaacacgctgttacaaatattcatttgaatattttttacatgaaTTATACACAAATACAGCAGATATTTATAAGGCACCAAGACTAAAATGGATATCTCTGGATATCTCtggatagatgatagatagatagatagatagatagatagatagatagatagatagatagatagatagatagatagatagatagatagatagatagatagatagacagatagatagactgACCAGTATTGGCCACTCTGGAGGCAATGAGTTTATTCAGCAGGTTGTCAGGAATTGGGCTGCCATCGTTGTAGTGGCGGGACATCCTTATTAGTGGCTCTTTCTCCCAAACCCAGTTCTCCAACATTTGAGATGGTACCTCCACAAAATCGGTCTCCACCTGTGTCCCACTGAACTCTGCATAGCGGGTCTGGAACATGCAGGTTGTGCAACCAGGTGTGATTTTTATCTATATAACTTAGACAGGTCATAATAGGTTGTGTCCCTAATTCAACTTTAGAcaacaaataaactgtaattttTAATAAGTTGTCTAATTTTATTATGGTGGGTCCAAGGGTCTAACACCCTTActgaacattttcaaaaatataatttaaggccatgttcacacttgatttcttttttgaagcttctagcgtctgttttacattataatcctatgccgtgttttcacttttttagACGCCAGCgcctttttctgcagctcagagcgtcttttgaggttgaaaaaagttctacttttctgaaaaaaaagtcctacgtcaagctcctttttcacagctaaccaatgacaaggtcctgttgtttccataacaacatgcgaggaacgtgattggtcgagaaagctcaagctcgaaaaataaaatggcgatcgaaacgcccgttggagcatagttttgtataaatgtaagtttaattttcactttcaataacttctgattgcacttctagcgagaaattagtattgtagtttttaaatatgtgttaTAGCAAaaacgctctctgtttataattcaaacagACTTCCGTTATGCTGCCTATGAAGCTTGTCTGCCTTCATGCataaatgctatctttgaacattgccggctgctatttgtaaccacaacgctgcgagcgtttttttttactaaaaaagcgccattgtcaactttttcttgtcaaaaaagaagtcaagtgtgaacatggcCTTAGACTgtcttgttatttttatttggtATGTTCCCCTTTTGCTTTAATGACACTGCAATGATCATGCACTCATTGCTGGCATGGACTCCATGAACCTGATGATTCATGTTATCCCATGATTTGAGAACGATCGAAAGAACATCATGTGCACTTAATGGAAGTAAAGAAATGTGACCTTTTACACAAATAAGTTAATATGACCTCGAATGTACTTGACccagaaacacaaaagaatttattcattttacattcaaaacattcttaaaattGAAATTAATGCAGGTTTAGACTTTCGGACCCCATTGTAATTGCTTGAGAGTGTTGACGTACCCTGGAGCAGATCTCATGCATGACATGTCCAAACTCATGGAAGAAGGTCTCCACCTCATGGTGCTGCAGAAGGGAGGGCCAGTTACTCGTAGGTTTTGTAAAGTTGGCCACCATGGCGGCTACTGGTATCCTACGTTTCCCATCATTTCCAAGACATCCTGGCTGTAGGCCAAAGCAAGCTGCGTGGCCATATTTACCCTCCCTAAAGagtaaaaaatatcaaatctGAATTAATTAAATCAATCTGAATAAAGACAATATCAGCCAATATCACACCACCATTCAATGCTGAAGACCTAAACGTAAAATGtcctttatatattttaatgaacTTTTCCGTAGAAAAGACACTTTTTTAAAGCGTaggtaacatgctatgtcatgcattctgacttctttacactgttaaacgtgctggcttctcatgcttaacatggtcaacttgtttaaaaaacgagttggacatatgacgtagtatttctgtgcttgatacactcccccagcacaccaacttgtttcggaaagtttttggATCCCTGTTTTATTGGGccctgttttattttctcccggaaaagcatggcaaggcaaaagaaatagcccgcccacgtaCCAATCGACCAACATATgaagacccgcttatcaagattggctgcgctgtgggcatGCAGCTGCAGcacgttactcttgcgatagggAGAGAAGTTTGAggtgtgtttatttgttcacggcatttcattGATGGATGTTATttaaaacgctggatttggagatcgtttgaaactgatagatggcgcggtccccgtgctaaaagatgccggacatgaacttcacGCGTTAAGTTAAACTAAGTCATATATTTGTTGGCAATTGGCGTGtacatgcataatgtacaaaacaagaATGgaattaatgcgatgatgtgttgtgtgcccgtgctgtagttccatcccattgcctgcctccagcagctcgtgtttttatggaaataatcgtacagctgtatctctcttttataaattggATCAAACTAAaaactcttcgaagatacgacataTGCAacactactgtataggtactcaagatcagtgttgggtaagttactcccaaaaagtaattaattactagttactaattacatattcaatagtgtaattagattactgtacaaattactctctccaaaaagtatttagttacttattactaattactttctatatcctatatcaaccttgattagttaagtgattcaaggataggcatgaaagggctcttttaattcatttaaataaataatattaaactacagagtaatcccttactttactttttcaagggaaaagtaattaaattacagtaactaattacttagtatctagttacacccaacactgctcaagattaatatgagattggcagaaactgcttgTTACCTGATCTTTAAATGTCTGAGGTGGTTTACCTGGGATGCAAGTCCAGATAAAACTGCCCGATCTCATCTCCATTCTCATAGTCCAGCACTGAGTAGAGTTTCACATTATTATGCCAAACATGAGCGTTCGCCACCTGCTGGAACTTCAGACCCAACAGATCCTGATATATGTTTAGCAGACCCTCAGTCACCACCTCCAGAGGGAAGTACTCGATCAGTTTGTCCTTATCAACTGCAAACTTCACTTGTTCCACCAGATTCATGTAGTAAGGCATGTCCCACGCGTGGATCTGTCCGTCAAAAATCAAGCCCCGCCTCTTGCACTCAGCTTGTTTGAGTGATAGTAAATAAAGTCTCTCCTGCTCACCTACTGGTTTCAACTTTTTATACAACTCGTCTAGAGGGCATAACAAACAATCATTTTAGTTATAGAATTGAACCCTTTCAACTGTGCAAAATCATACAGTTAATACAAGATTCAAAGGTATCTGGATACACAGAGGACTCTATGGATACATCATGATTAacgggttaaagggatagttcatccaaaaatgaaaattttgtcataatttattcaccattATGTGGTtcgaaacctgtatatgactcgatcttctgtagaacacaaaagaagatattttcagaaatgtctcagtggttttgtgtcaatgggatccagtgttgtttggttacaaacattcttcaaaatatcttcttttgtgttctgcaaaagaaagtcatacatgttagGAATgccaaaagggtgagtaaatgataaactaattttcatttttgggtgaactgtctctttaatgaCTTTGTAATAAGGGTTAAGAGAAGTTGTAATGGACTAGTATATCAGCTAGACCAATTGAATTGATATGTGAAAACATTGTGGTGTTAGATCCTACTTGTATTAGTTACAAAAACTAGGCAACAAAACTGTAACTaggttacaaaaacaaaacaggcctCACTTTgcataaatgttttgctttattttataaaattgtTAACTTGTTTGCTTCATTTCAGCAATTTTCTACACTTTAATGTGACAGCTCACccgaaaatgctgtcattatttactcaccctcttgtcattttaaacctttaagactttctttttttctgcagaacacaaaagatattttgaagaaagttggtaaccgaacagcactggcccccattcacttctattgtatggacacaaaaccaatgcaagtgaatggggtccattcttcaaaatatcttcttttgtgttctgtggaaaaaaagaaagtcacacaggtttgaaatgacaaaaagatgagtaaaggatgacaggatttatattttttgggtaaactacccCTTTAATCCTCATATCTATTAAATAGGTGGCCAATGGCCGATATAATGCCAATTTATAGTACAATCTAAAGGCGACATGTGTCACATTTACAAAATTACTGAGATTATCACTTTTTTAATCAATATTAactaaaatgttgaaaatgtttcttAACTGTCCATTAAAGTGGCcctatagaacttttgctcaatTGTCTGTTAatagtgttgtaaataatgtcgctgtataagcttccccgtgggcagcgcaataaaTGTGAATTAGTTTAATAAGCTGATGGAACCTCGAACGCAGAAACGTAatgttgtttggaaaccatgtggcactcttccgcaggcaggggatgggcgggccTGTGTGTACCGGCCCAAACACAGAACTTAACACACAGAGTGTagtagccgctatgaggctgcttaggtagtaGGGGCAGTAAAATGAGCCCTTTTAAAAGTtcttctaccactgaaataattttagagacattaatttaaggttgaaaaactacaaagtgttgctttaactgTAGTTGGAAGGAAGAAGGAAGACTAAACTGTCTGGTCAATAACATTGATCTATGCATTCCAAGTCAATCAAGCCGGCCATTCTGCTCTAAAGTGGTTTTGGCCATTGAAAAACATACTAGTACATCTAGTACACAAAAACTTTGCATCAGGAATACACTGTATTGCCATTACATTGTGTGATAACTCGCTACATTGTAGGTGCTCATCCTTGACAGAAATGATAAAGAGAAAAAGCAAAAACGCAGATCAAGGAACATACCAAGAAATTGTGCCACATTCTCTGAATTTTCAGCCATTGTCATTTCCAGCATATAATTGGCATGATTGGTGAAGCCCAGCAGTTTGGCCAGCTTTGCCCGCAACTCGATCAGCTGTTCGAGAATAGCAGTGTTTGCCTGAAAACAGGAGTACAATTAATCATTTGCACCATTTAAAGGTCCAACCTGTAAATTCTTGGcggatttattgacagaaatgcaatacgtAAGGGATAacgtacaggcagccggttgttatcgcagaaataagccccgacagtgtgatcaggaccagacttatttcgcgataacagccagctgcttgtattattacacggctacttggcacatgagaaaaaaactaaacatgaaatgtgaatttgaaatattttattagctcatttttaccgaatgcagacagtgaggaaaagccgtttacattcggttttaaggtaagatacgacgttcagatgtcacgaacaggcaatttggtttaatcatttgtaaatataatgtcatatatgttatttaaagacatatttatattatttcatttgtcaaaaaaacctgtcaaaatgattttctgcatccgggttaccatgtgttattagttttgagaggttgttatctgggaataacaaacctgcaaatgtcgctactggccaatcagaatcaagcattccaacgagccgtgtaataatatatacataactatgtcttcagaggtgtataaagaccttacataatgtagcaatatgtttttattaccttagaatgagctatttctatctacatgcaccgtgggtccccttacatggaattcgccatgttgtttctacagtagccctaaatggacaaactgcactactgagcgcatttcgtaaatactttatctccttcagcaaagaagcgaaaacttgACGACATCtcagccctgtgtcagccaccgtattGAGCAACACTTTATAAAGGAGGACCTACATCTTTGCACCTGCTGTGAAAGGCAGCCTCCATCTTTCTCCTAGTTTCTGGAACATGACATCTTTTCATCAGGGGAAAGTAGTGCGGATAAGCCAGAGTCACTTCGTACCGCCCATCTTCTGTTCTCTCGAGACCGTTCACGTAACTTTCCGCAAGACCCGCTTGGGAGAGAAAGAAATACAAGCTCAAGATGACTTCACTAAAGCAGCTGATGTTATACCACAGTTGTGCTTACCAAGCTCCTCCTGAGAGAATGAGAGCACAGTATTTTCCTCGTTCACGTTTTGGTTGAAATCTATGGAAAGTTTACTTATTTGTTTGGAAATTGACTTGATTtcctgaagaaaaaaatgaaacatttataagACAATCGCACTGCATAAGTGcaaataatatttgtaaattgtccatctcacaa
This genomic interval carries:
- the nln gene encoding neurolysin, mitochondrial isoform X1, giving the protein MFVLRISLVRAGRRIIPSRSKLKMTLQNGSVISAQNCSSSTDVKANSLRWDLTPEDIRRRTEILIQRIKQAHDSVGTVDIGKVCFENTLQVLADAKSDYAASRHMLDFPQFISPGKEVRLASTEADKCLSDFDVEMSMRTDVFQRLLALQEKQSSDLLPESKRLLGRLIKLGKRNGLHLSKEIQEEIKSISKQISKLSIDFNQNVNEENTVLSFSQEELAGLAESYVNGLERTEDGRYEVTLAYPHYFPLMKRCHVPETRRKMEAAFHSRCKDANTAILEQLIELRAKLAKLLGFTNHANYMLEMTMAENSENVAQFLDELYKKLKPVGEQERLYLLSLKQAECKRRGLIFDGQIHAWDMPYYMNLVEQVKFAVDKDKLIEYFPLEVVTEGLLNIYQDLLGLKFQQVANAHVWHNNVKLYSVLDYENGDEIGQFYLDLHPREGKYGHAACFGLQPGCLGNDGKRRIPVAAMVANFTKPTSNWPSLLQHHEVETFFHEFGHVMHEICSRTRYAEFSGTQVETDFVEVPSQMLENWVWEKEPLIRMSRHYNDGSPIPDNLLNKLIASRVANTGLMNLRQIVLSKADQSLHTKDSADTAAEFAKHSKEILGIPATPGTNMTASFSHLAGGYDGQYYSYLWSETYSMDIFFSRFKKEGIMNPKVGKEYRQVVLEAGGSMDGMDMLRKFLGRDPCQDAFIQCKGLAQKITEQNSY
- the nln gene encoding neurolysin, mitochondrial isoform X2, giving the protein MTLQNGSVISAQNCSSSTDVKANSLRWDLTPEDIRRRTEILIQRIKQAHDSVGTVDIGKVCFENTLQVLADAKSDYAASRHMLDFPQFISPGKEVRLASTEADKCLSDFDVEMSMRTDVFQRLLALQEKQSSDLLPESKRLLGRLIKLGKRNGLHLSKEIQEEIKSISKQISKLSIDFNQNVNEENTVLSFSQEELAGLAESYVNGLERTEDGRYEVTLAYPHYFPLMKRCHVPETRRKMEAAFHSRCKDANTAILEQLIELRAKLAKLLGFTNHANYMLEMTMAENSENVAQFLDELYKKLKPVGEQERLYLLSLKQAECKRRGLIFDGQIHAWDMPYYMNLVEQVKFAVDKDKLIEYFPLEVVTEGLLNIYQDLLGLKFQQVANAHVWHNNVKLYSVLDYENGDEIGQFYLDLHPREGKYGHAACFGLQPGCLGNDGKRRIPVAAMVANFTKPTSNWPSLLQHHEVETFFHEFGHVMHEICSRTRYAEFSGTQVETDFVEVPSQMLENWVWEKEPLIRMSRHYNDGSPIPDNLLNKLIASRVANTGLMNLRQIVLSKADQSLHTKDSADTAAEFAKHSKEILGIPATPGTNMTASFSHLAGGYDGQYYSYLWSETYSMDIFFSRFKKEGIMNPKVGKEYRQVVLEAGGSMDGMDMLRKFLGRDPCQDAFIQCKGLAQKITEQNSY
- the nln gene encoding neurolysin, mitochondrial isoform X3, with the translated sequence MPVGFRCGNEHENGCFSEASSSAGNMRMQEKQSSDLLPESKRLLGRLIKLGKRNGLHLSKEIQEEIKSISKQISKLSIDFNQNVNEENTVLSFSQEELAGLAESYVNGLERTEDGRYEVTLAYPHYFPLMKRCHVPETRRKMEAAFHSRCKDANTAILEQLIELRAKLAKLLGFTNHANYMLEMTMAENSENVAQFLDELYKKLKPVGEQERLYLLSLKQAECKRRGLIFDGQIHAWDMPYYMNLVEQVKFAVDKDKLIEYFPLEVVTEGLLNIYQDLLGLKFQQVANAHVWHNNVKLYSVLDYENGDEIGQFYLDLHPREGKYGHAACFGLQPGCLGNDGKRRIPVAAMVANFTKPTSNWPSLLQHHEVETFFHEFGHVMHEICSRTRYAEFSGTQVETDFVEVPSQMLENWVWEKEPLIRMSRHYNDGSPIPDNLLNKLIASRVANTGLMNLRQIVLSKADQSLHTKDSADTAAEFAKHSKEILGIPATPGTNMTASFSHLAGGYDGQYYSYLWSETYSMDIFFSRFKKEGIMNPKVGKEYRQVVLEAGGSMDGMDMLRKFLGRDPCQDAFIQCKGLAQKITEQNSY